One genomic segment of Rhizorhabdus phycosphaerae includes these proteins:
- a CDS encoding type II secretion system F family protein, producing MEHSVSPQFFSTLLSIGIALATAVVMLIVGHHLVRSFARDPMARRVRALNDRREQLKAGVAASKTRRRAKMEKKSSISVDRMRAILGSMKMLQDSQLKAASLNLARAGIRSKDSAITVIFFRLVAPILIGGTAAIGVYVLNWFPEASALKRYLIVAGALIASYKAPDVYVKNLISKRQTAIRKALPDALDLLVICAEAGLSVDLAFNRVARELSKAYPELGDEFALTAIELGFLTDRRQAFENLANRVNLDSIRGVVTTMIQTEKYGTPLAAALRILSAEFRHDRMMRAEEKAARLPAIMTVPLIVFILPVLFVVILGPAACSISDNVMK from the coding sequence ATGGAACATAGCGTCAGCCCCCAGTTCTTCAGCACGCTGCTCTCGATCGGCATCGCGCTGGCGACAGCCGTCGTGATGCTGATCGTCGGCCATCATCTGGTGCGGTCCTTCGCGCGTGACCCGATGGCGCGGCGCGTCCGCGCGCTCAACGACCGGCGCGAACAGCTCAAGGCGGGCGTCGCCGCCTCCAAGACGCGGCGCCGCGCGAAGATGGAGAAGAAGAGCAGCATCTCGGTCGATCGCATGCGCGCGATCCTCGGGAGCATGAAGATGCTCCAGGATTCGCAGCTCAAGGCCGCCTCGCTCAACCTGGCCCGCGCCGGCATCCGATCCAAGGATTCGGCGATCACCGTCATCTTCTTCCGCCTGGTCGCACCGATCCTGATCGGCGGCACTGCGGCGATTGGCGTATATGTGCTCAACTGGTTCCCCGAGGCCAGCGCGCTCAAGCGCTACCTGATCGTCGCCGGTGCGCTCATCGCCAGTTATAAGGCGCCCGACGTCTATGTGAAGAACCTGATCTCGAAGCGACAGACCGCGATCCGCAAGGCTTTGCCCGACGCGCTCGACCTGCTCGTCATCTGTGCCGAAGCCGGGCTTTCGGTCGACCTCGCCTTCAACCGCGTCGCCCGCGAGCTGTCCAAGGCCTATCCGGAGCTCGGCGACGAGTTCGCGCTGACGGCGATCGAGCTCGGCTTTCTCACCGACCGCCGCCAGGCCTTCGAAAATCTCGCCAACCGCGTGAACCTCGATTCGATCCGGGGCGTGGTCACCACGATGATCCAGACAGAAAAATACGGCACGCCGCTCGCCGCCGCGCTGCGCATCCTGTCCGCCGAGTTCCGCCATGACCGGATGATGCGCGCCGAGGAGAAGGCCGCACGCCTGCCCGCGATCATGACCGTGCCGCTGATCGTGTTCATCTTGCCTGTGCTGTTCGTGGTCATCCTGGGGCCCGCCGCCTGCTCGATCAGCGACAATGTAATGAAATAG
- the ppdK gene encoding pyruvate, phosphate dikinase: MTTQYVYRFGGGVSDGGKGDKNLLGGKGANLAEMASIGLPVPPGFTISTEMCRRFYDEGERFPDSLKAEVANGIAHIEAITNKKFGVAADPLLVSIRSGARVSMPGMMDTVLNLGLNDETVVGLATVSQDARFAWDSYRRFIQMYSDVVLELDHGAFEEALEIAKEDKGYSLDTELTADDWQALVAKYKDIVVEQWGKPFPQDVHEQLWGAVGAVFKSWQSERAKVYRRLNDIPGDWGTAVNVQAMVFGNMGDTSATGVAFTRDPSKGDRAYYGEFLINAQGEDVVAGIRTPQYLTKVARETAGAKPASMEEALPQVYGELANVFDLLETHYRDMQDIEFTVQQGKLWMLQTRSGKRTAKAALKIAVDMANEGLITREEAVARVDPSALDQLLHPTLDPKAPRDVIAKGLPASPGAASGLVVFDAETAEKRAELGDAVILVRVETSPEDIHGMHAAKGILTARGGMTSHAAVVARGMGRPCVSGVGTLAIDAKAKLFRVSGREVREGDIITIDGATGEVMLGAVPTVQPELAGDFGTLMGWADEVRRLKVRTNAETPLDCKTARIFGAEGIGLCRTEHMFFDASRITAVRQMILAEDEKGRRVALDKLLPEQRKDFTEIFEIMAGLPVTIRLLDPPLHEFLPHEEEDFVEVATATGIGVEALKRRAAELHEFNPMLGHRGCRLGVTYPEIYEMQARAIFEAACDVAEKSGAAPIPEVMVPLVATRRELELMKIVIDKAAQAVFAEKGRTIDYLVGTMIELPRAALKAGEIAEVGEFFSFGTNDLTQTTLGVSRDDASRFLTAYVDKGIYPKDPFVSLDIEGVGELIELAAERGRKTRPDIKLGICGEHGGDPASIAFCEQTGLDYVSASPYRVPIARLAAAQAALKARK; the protein is encoded by the coding sequence ATGACCACGCAGTACGTGTATCGTTTCGGTGGTGGCGTTTCCGATGGGGGGAAGGGCGACAAGAATCTGCTGGGCGGGAAGGGCGCGAACCTTGCCGAAATGGCCTCGATCGGCCTTCCGGTTCCCCCGGGCTTCACCATCTCCACCGAAATGTGCCGTCGCTTCTACGACGAGGGCGAGCGCTTTCCCGATAGCCTGAAGGCCGAGGTCGCCAATGGCATCGCCCATATCGAGGCGATCACGAACAAGAAGTTCGGTGTTGCCGCCGACCCGCTGCTGGTGTCGATCCGCTCCGGCGCACGCGTTTCTATGCCCGGCATGATGGACACCGTCCTCAACCTGGGCCTCAACGACGAAACCGTCGTCGGCCTCGCCACCGTGTCGCAGGACGCCCGCTTCGCCTGGGACAGCTATCGCCGCTTCATCCAGATGTATTCGGACGTGGTCCTCGAGCTCGACCATGGCGCGTTCGAAGAAGCGCTCGAGATCGCCAAGGAAGACAAGGGCTATTCGCTCGACACCGAACTGACCGCCGACGACTGGCAGGCGCTGGTCGCCAAGTACAAGGACATCGTCGTCGAGCAGTGGGGCAAGCCGTTCCCGCAGGACGTGCATGAGCAGCTCTGGGGCGCGGTCGGCGCGGTCTTCAAGTCGTGGCAGTCGGAGCGCGCGAAGGTCTATCGCCGCCTCAACGACATCCCCGGCGACTGGGGCACCGCGGTCAACGTCCAGGCGATGGTGTTCGGCAATATGGGCGACACGTCGGCTACCGGCGTCGCCTTCACCCGCGACCCATCCAAGGGCGACCGGGCCTATTATGGCGAGTTCCTGATCAACGCGCAGGGCGAGGACGTCGTCGCCGGCATCCGCACCCCGCAATATCTGACCAAGGTCGCGCGCGAGACCGCCGGTGCCAAGCCCGCCTCGATGGAAGAGGCGCTGCCGCAGGTCTATGGCGAGCTCGCCAATGTGTTCGACCTGCTCGAGACCCATTATCGGGACATGCAGGACATCGAGTTCACCGTGCAGCAGGGCAAGCTGTGGATGCTGCAGACCCGTTCGGGCAAGCGCACCGCCAAGGCCGCGCTGAAGATCGCGGTGGACATGGCCAATGAGGGCCTGATCACCCGCGAGGAAGCCGTGGCCCGCGTCGACCCGTCGGCGCTCGACCAGCTGCTCCACCCGACGCTCGATCCCAAGGCGCCGCGCGATGTTATCGCCAAGGGGCTTCCCGCCTCGCCGGGCGCGGCCTCGGGTCTCGTTGTCTTCGACGCCGAAACCGCCGAGAAGCGCGCCGAGCTGGGCGATGCCGTCATCCTCGTTCGCGTCGAGACGAGCCCCGAGGACATTCACGGCATGCACGCCGCCAAGGGCATCCTCACGGCGCGCGGCGGCATGACCAGCCACGCGGCGGTCGTCGCCCGCGGCATGGGGCGCCCGTGCGTCTCTGGCGTCGGCACGCTCGCGATCGACGCCAAGGCGAAGCTGTTCCGCGTTTCGGGCCGCGAGGTCCGTGAGGGCGACATCATCACGATCGACGGCGCGACCGGAGAAGTGATGCTCGGCGCGGTGCCGACGGTGCAGCCCGAGCTGGCGGGCGATTTCGGTACGTTGATGGGCTGGGCCGACGAGGTCCGCCGCCTCAAGGTCCGCACCAACGCGGAAACGCCGCTCGACTGCAAGACCGCGCGCATCTTCGGTGCCGAGGGCATCGGCCTGTGCCGGACCGAGCATATGTTCTTCGACGCCAGCCGCATCACCGCGGTGCGCCAGATGATCCTGGCCGAGGACGAAAAGGGCCGCCGCGTCGCGCTCGACAAGCTTCTGCCCGAGCAGCGCAAGGACTTCACCGAGATATTCGAGATCATGGCCGGCCTGCCGGTCACGATCCGCCTGCTCGATCCGCCGCTCCACGAATTCCTTCCGCACGAGGAAGAGGATTTCGTCGAGGTCGCCACCGCCACCGGGATCGGGGTCGAAGCGCTCAAGCGTCGTGCCGCCGAGCTGCACGAGTTCAACCCGATGCTCGGCCATCGCGGCTGCCGCCTCGGCGTGACCTATCCCGAAATCTACGAAATGCAGGCGCGCGCCATTTTCGAGGCGGCCTGCGACGTCGCCGAGAAGTCGGGCGCGGCGCCAATCCCCGAAGTGATGGTTCCGCTGGTTGCGACCCGTCGCGAACTCGAACTGATGAAGATCGTGATCGACAAGGCGGCGCAGGCGGTGTTCGCCGAGAAGGGTCGCACGATCGACTATCTGGTCGGCACGATGATCGAGCTTCCGCGCGCGGCGCTGAAAGCCGGGGAGATTGCCGAGGTCGGGGAGTTCTTCTCCTTCGGTACCAACGATCTCACGCAGACGACGCTCGGCGTCAGCCGCGACGATGCGAGCCGCTTCCTGACCGCCTATGTCGACAAGGGCATCTATCCGAAGGATCCCTTCGTCAGCCTCGACATCGAAGGCGTCGGCGAGCTGATCGAGCTGGCGGCCGAACGTGGTCGCAAGACCCGCCCCGACATCAAGCTTGGTATCTGCGGCGAGCATGGCGGCGACCCGGCGTCGATCGCCTTCTGCGAGCAGACTGGCCTCGATTATGTCTCGGCCTCGCCCTACCGTGTGCCGATCGCACGTCTCGCGGCGGCTCAGGCGGCGCTCAAGGCGCGCAAATGA
- the glyS gene encoding glycine--tRNA ligase subunit beta yields MADFLLELLSEEIPARMQEKASADLARMLGDELAKAGVVAEKITSYVTPRRLALIAHGLPVETAASSEEIKGPKASAPPQALEGFLRKTGITREQLVERDGVLFAVIEKPGRSTIELLSQAVPAIIRAFPWPKSMRWGTASSSTSSLRWVRPLQGIVALLGEAIVPIEVDGIVSGAATVGHRFHHPGQITIGSAADYVEKLRACHVIVDPAERRDIIRTRAAELAAAAGLVVVEDEGLVAENAGLTEWPVPLLGHFDPAFLAVPREVIQLTLRTNQKYFVLNDGEGRLAPAFICTANISAKDGGEGIVAGNGKVLAARLSDAKFFWEQDLKAPLEAYLPKLESMLFYEGMGTLREKADRISSLAGWIAAVYFPDREPETARRAGLLAKADLATGMVGEFPELQGIMGAYYAERGGEKPGAISALRQQYVAAVEGCIPACVALADRIDTLVAFFARGIKPTGSKDPFALRRAALQIIQTILVNGTRASLGAMIEQAKLGLGGATLDTAELLDFFADRLKVQQREAGVRHDLIDAVFALGGEDDLVRLLARVEALQAFVATEDGVNLLAGYKRAANILKKEGGVPAGATAKPDYEPEPAEKALIDALEAAEPRAAAAVEAEDFGAAMSALASLRGPIDAFFEAVIVNDPIEAKRNTRLALLEKIRAAVHNVADFSKIEA; encoded by the coding sequence ATGGCCGATTTCCTGCTCGAACTTCTCTCCGAGGAAATTCCTGCGCGGATGCAGGAGAAGGCTTCGGCGGACCTCGCCCGCATGCTGGGCGACGAACTGGCGAAGGCCGGCGTCGTTGCCGAGAAGATCACCAGCTATGTGACGCCGCGCCGGCTCGCGCTGATCGCGCACGGGTTGCCGGTCGAGACGGCGGCGTCGTCCGAAGAGATCAAGGGCCCCAAGGCGTCCGCGCCGCCGCAGGCGCTGGAGGGCTTCCTGCGCAAGACCGGCATCACCCGCGAGCAGCTGGTCGAGCGTGACGGCGTCCTGTTCGCGGTCATCGAGAAGCCGGGCCGCTCGACGATCGAGCTGCTGTCCCAGGCGGTTCCCGCGATCATCCGCGCCTTTCCCTGGCCCAAGTCGATGCGCTGGGGCACGGCGTCTTCTTCGACCTCGTCGCTGCGCTGGGTCCGCCCGCTCCAGGGGATCGTCGCCCTGCTGGGCGAGGCGATCGTCCCGATCGAGGTCGACGGCATCGTCAGCGGCGCCGCGACCGTCGGCCACCGCTTCCACCATCCAGGACAGATCACGATCGGCAGCGCCGCCGATTATGTCGAGAAGCTCCGCGCCTGCCATGTCATCGTCGACCCGGCCGAGCGCCGCGACATCATCCGCACCCGCGCCGCCGAACTCGCCGCTGCGGCCGGGCTGGTCGTGGTGGAGGACGAGGGCCTCGTCGCCGAAAATGCCGGCCTGACCGAATGGCCGGTGCCGCTGCTCGGTCATTTCGACCCGGCCTTCCTGGCAGTGCCGCGCGAGGTGATCCAGCTGACGCTCCGCACCAACCAGAAATACTTCGTGCTGAACGATGGCGAGGGGCGGCTGGCGCCGGCCTTCATCTGCACGGCGAACATCAGCGCCAAGGACGGTGGCGAGGGCATCGTTGCCGGCAATGGCAAGGTGCTGGCCGCGCGCCTGTCGGACGCGAAGTTCTTCTGGGAGCAGGATCTGAAGGCTCCGCTTGAAGCCTATCTGCCCAAGCTCGAGTCCATGCTGTTCTACGAGGGCATGGGCACGCTGCGGGAAAAGGCGGACCGCATTTCGTCGCTCGCCGGCTGGATCGCTGCGGTCTATTTCCCCGACCGCGAACCGGAAACCGCGCGTCGGGCTGGCCTGCTGGCCAAGGCTGATCTCGCGACGGGGATGGTCGGCGAGTTCCCCGAGCTCCAGGGCATCATGGGTGCCTATTATGCCGAGCGTGGTGGCGAGAAGCCGGGAGCGATTAGCGCGCTGCGCCAGCAATATGTCGCGGCGGTCGAAGGCTGCATCCCTGCCTGCGTCGCGCTGGCGGATCGTATCGATACGCTGGTCGCCTTTTTCGCGCGCGGCATAAAGCCGACCGGATCGAAGGATCCGTTCGCGCTTCGTCGCGCCGCGCTGCAGATCATCCAGACGATCCTCGTCAATGGGACTCGCGCATCGCTTGGCGCAATGATCGAGCAGGCCAAGCTCGGTCTCGGCGGGGCAACGCTTGATACAGCCGAGCTGCTCGACTTCTTCGCCGACCGCTTGAAGGTCCAGCAGCGCGAGGCGGGCGTCCGTCACGATCTAATCGATGCCGTGTTCGCGCTGGGCGGGGAAGACGATCTCGTTCGCCTGCTCGCGCGGGTCGAGGCATTGCAGGCGTTCGTCGCGACCGAGGACGGGGTCAATCTGCTCGCCGGTTACAAGCGCGCCGCGAACATTCTCAAGAAGGAGGGCGGGGTGCCGGCCGGTGCGACCGCTAAGCCTGATTATGAACCGGAGCCCGCCGAAAAGGCGCTGATCGACGCGCTCGAAGCCGCCGAGCCGCGCGCTGCCGCTGCCGTCGAGGCCGAGGATTTCGGCGCGGCGATGTCGGCGCTGGCGTCGCTGCGCGGGCCGATCGACGCCTTTTTCGAGGCCGTGATCGTCAACGATCCTATCGAGGCCAAAAGAAACACTCGTCTGGCCTTGCTTGAAAAAATCCGTGCTGCGGTGCACAACGTCGCGGACTTTTCGAAAATCGAAGCCTGA
- a CDS encoding type II secretion system F family protein produces the protein MLTILFLMIMAVVMTIFFYVLARPPAQRALARRLSTVRGRYNVSGEPPVNEQVRKLLASRATVQQRPKTLVNRVLPDPAEIIRKMEAAGRKWTLRQYFIGSGAAFVLPLFGLTIAGLPIWMAAVVGIAAGLGLPPMFLDMLAKRRLAQFTQRFPDAIDLLVRGLRAGLPVAETMAAVASEIEGPVGSEFQAVADRMKIGRTLEAALQETADRLGTPEFQFFVITLAIQRETGGNLAETLSNLSEVLRKRMQMKLKIAAMSSESKASAYIIGMLPFIVFGLISFISPTYMGSFFTDQRLVIAGIAGLIWMSIGAFIMRQMINFEI, from the coding sequence GTCATGACCATCTTCTTCTACGTGCTTGCCCGGCCGCCCGCGCAGCGCGCCCTGGCACGACGCCTTTCGACGGTCCGTGGCCGCTACAATGTGTCGGGCGAACCGCCCGTCAACGAACAGGTCCGCAAGCTTCTCGCCAGCCGCGCCACCGTGCAGCAGCGGCCCAAGACGCTGGTCAACCGCGTCCTGCCGGACCCCGCGGAGATCATCCGCAAGATGGAGGCAGCCGGCCGGAAATGGACGCTGCGCCAATATTTCATCGGCTCGGGCGCGGCCTTCGTCCTGCCGCTGTTCGGACTGACCATCGCCGGCCTTCCCATCTGGATGGCGGCGGTCGTCGGAATCGCGGCCGGCCTCGGCCTGCCGCCGATGTTTCTCGACATGCTGGCGAAGCGCCGGCTGGCGCAGTTCACCCAGCGCTTTCCCGATGCGATCGACCTTCTCGTGCGCGGCCTGCGCGCCGGCCTCCCGGTCGCGGAGACAATGGCCGCCGTGGCGTCCGAGATCGAGGGCCCCGTCGGCAGCGAGTTCCAGGCGGTGGCCGACCGGATGAAGATCGGACGGACGCTCGAAGCAGCGTTGCAGGAAACCGCAGATCGCCTCGGCACGCCCGAATTCCAGTTCTTCGTCATCACCCTCGCCATCCAGCGCGAAACCGGCGGCAATCTCGCGGAAACGCTGTCGAACCTGTCCGAGGTGCTGCGCAAGCGGATGCAGATGAAACTCAAGATCGCCGCGATGTCGTCGGAGTCGAAAGCATCCGCCTATATCATCGGCATGCTGCCCTTCATCGTCTTCGGCCTGATCAGCTTCATCAGCCCGACCTATATGGGCAGCTTCTTCACCGATCAGCGGCTCGTGATCGCGGGCATTGCCGGGCTCATCTGGATGAGCATCGGCGCCTTCATCATGCGCCAGATGATCAATTTCGAGATCTGA
- the ctrA gene encoding response regulator transcription factor CtrA, translated as MRVLLIEDDPTTAKSIELMLGAEGFNVYTTDLGEEGLDLGKLYDYDIIALDLNLPDMHGYDVLKKLRSAKVQTPVMILSGIGEMDSKVRALGFGADDYVTKPFHREELVARIHAIVRRSKGHSQSVIRTGKLAVNLDAKTVEVDGARVHLTGKEYAMLELLSLRKGTTLTKEMFLNHLYGGMDEPELKIIDVFICKLRKKLALACGGENYIETVWGRGYVLRDPEEGAVAA; from the coding sequence ATGCGGGTTTTGCTGATCGAGGATGATCCCACCACCGCCAAGAGCATCGAGCTGATGCTCGGCGCCGAAGGCTTCAACGTCTACACCACCGATCTTGGCGAAGAAGGCCTCGATCTCGGCAAGTTGTACGACTACGACATCATCGCGCTCGATCTCAACCTGCCCGACATGCACGGCTATGACGTGCTGAAGAAGCTGCGCAGCGCCAAGGTCCAGACCCCTGTCATGATCCTCTCCGGCATCGGCGAGATGGACTCCAAGGTCCGCGCGCTCGGCTTCGGCGCCGACGACTATGTCACCAAGCCTTTCCACCGCGAGGAACTGGTCGCCCGCATCCATGCGATCGTCCGCCGCTCGAAGGGCCACAGCCAGTCGGTCATCCGCACCGGCAAGCTTGCGGTCAATCTCGACGCCAAGACGGTCGAGGTCGATGGTGCCCGCGTCCACCTGACCGGCAAGGAATATGCGATGCTGGAGCTGCTGTCGCTCCGTAAGGGCACGACCCTGACCAAGGAGATGTTCCTCAACCATCTCTATGGCGGCATGGACGAGCCCGAACTCAAGATCATCGATGTCTTCATCTGCAAGCTGCGCAAGAAACTCGCGCTGGCCTGCGGTGGCGAGAATTATATCGAGACCGTCTGGGGCCGCGGCTATGTTCTGCGCGATCCGGAAGAAGGCGCCGTCGCCGCCTGA
- a CDS encoding DUF418 domain-containing protein encodes MAAAQPIAASSRLALLDAIRGLALCGILFVNIIDMGGPIAMDRPLAPPSVADPDWQIWTVMHLFLTGTMRGLFSLLFGVGLLLFLGDDPGTDRLRLMLRRLVLLLLFGIVNATLLLWPGDILVTYALAGVLAVLCHRLKSSALFGLVLVTMLLLSIWGALEAPGIRAADMVYSAPMLARETAARLGSYGDTLAYMSRVSWVWANSGFLYVWLGDALLFMLLGMALYRSGWFRPDARNGSVTWRLLAIGYGGGLSLRLLQLALVLPDGGAPTTLTAFVDQPARLLLTMGHLTLLRWLWRGGLQSGTAHVLGLMGRMPLTLYLSQSAIGAAIFSGFGLGYWNSLSWPQLWGVAVIILLAQAQFARLWFAAFAYGPLEWAWRWGTYDARPRLRH; translated from the coding sequence ATGGCTGCCGCCCAACCCATTGCCGCATCGAGCCGGCTAGCGCTGCTCGATGCGATACGCGGTCTGGCGCTGTGCGGCATCCTGTTCGTCAATATCATCGACATGGGCGGCCCGATCGCGATGGATCGCCCGCTCGCGCCACCTTCGGTCGCCGACCCGGACTGGCAGATATGGACGGTGATGCACCTGTTCCTGACGGGAACGATGCGCGGCCTTTTCTCGCTGCTGTTCGGGGTCGGCCTGCTGCTGTTTCTCGGGGATGACCCGGGCACCGATCGGCTTCGTTTGATGCTCCGCCGGCTCGTGCTGCTTCTGCTGTTCGGCATCGTCAATGCGACTCTGCTGCTCTGGCCGGGGGACATATTGGTCACCTATGCGCTGGCGGGCGTGCTGGCGGTCCTGTGCCATCGCCTCAAGTCCAGCGCGCTTTTCGGCCTCGTCCTGGTGACGATGCTGCTCCTGTCGATCTGGGGGGCACTGGAGGCGCCGGGCATCCGTGCTGCGGACATGGTCTATTCGGCACCCATGCTGGCGCGGGAAACCGCGGCCCGGCTCGGCAGCTATGGCGACACGCTGGCCTATATGAGCCGGGTCAGCTGGGTCTGGGCGAATAGCGGCTTTCTCTATGTCTGGCTGGGCGATGCGCTCCTGTTCATGCTGCTGGGCATGGCGCTTTACCGGTCCGGCTGGTTCCGCCCCGACGCCCGCAACGGAAGCGTGACGTGGCGCCTGCTTGCCATCGGCTATGGCGGAGGGCTGTCGCTACGGCTGCTGCAACTGGCGCTGGTCCTGCCGGATGGCGGTGCGCCAACGACGCTTACCGCCTTCGTCGATCAGCCCGCGCGGCTGTTGCTGACCATGGGGCATCTCACCTTGTTGCGGTGGCTGTGGCGTGGCGGCTTGCAGTCGGGGACGGCACATGTCCTCGGCTTGATGGGACGGATGCCGCTCACCCTCTATCTGTCGCAAAGCGCGATCGGAGCCGCGATCTTCTCCGGCTTCGGCTTGGGCTATTGGAACAGCCTGTCCTGGCCGCAGCTGTGGGGCGTCGCGGTCATCATCCTGCTGGCCCAGGCTCAGTTCGCGCGGCTGTGGTTTGCGGCTTTCGCTTATGGCCCGCTCGAATGGGCGTGGCGATGGGGAACCTACGACGCACGCCCGCGCCTGCGTCACTAA
- a CDS encoding glycine--tRNA ligase subunit alpha, translating to MATKPLSFQRLILTLHDYWSEQGCVILQPYDMEMGAGTFHPATTLRALGPQHWKAAYVQPSRRPTDGRYGENPNRLGHYYQYQVILKPSPPNLQELYLGSLERIGIDPLAHDIRFVEDDWESPTLGAWGLGWEVWCDGMEVTQFTYFQQVGGFDCKPVAGELTYGLERLAMYIQGVDRVYDLAFNDDGVTYGDVFLENERQFSAYNFEAANTETLFRQFTQAADECRALLDREKPLPLPAYDQAIKASHIFNTLQARGVISVAERQAYIGRVRDLAKGACAAWMTHNGWSE from the coding sequence TTGGCGACCAAGCCGCTCTCGTTCCAGCGCCTGATCCTGACGCTCCACGACTATTGGAGCGAGCAGGGCTGCGTGATCCTGCAACCCTATGACATGGAAATGGGCGCGGGCACCTTTCACCCCGCCACCACGCTCCGCGCGCTGGGTCCGCAGCACTGGAAGGCGGCCTATGTCCAGCCCTCGCGCCGACCGACCGACGGTCGCTATGGCGAGAACCCGAACCGGCTCGGCCATTATTATCAATATCAGGTGATCCTGAAGCCGAGCCCGCCCAATCTGCAGGAGCTCTATCTCGGCAGCCTGGAGCGGATCGGCATCGACCCGCTCGCGCACGACATCCGCTTCGTCGAGGACGATTGGGAAAGCCCGACGCTGGGCGCCTGGGGCCTCGGCTGGGAAGTCTGGTGCGACGGCATGGAGGTGACCCAGTTCACCTATTTCCAGCAGGTCGGTGGCTTCGACTGCAAGCCGGTCGCGGGCGAGCTGACCTATGGGCTCGAACGTCTGGCGATGTACATCCAGGGCGTCGACCGCGTGTACGATCTCGCCTTCAACGATGACGGTGTCACCTATGGCGACGTCTTTCTCGAAAATGAGCGCCAGTTCAGCGCCTATAATTTCGAGGCAGCCAACACCGAAACCCTGTTCCGCCAGTTCACCCAGGCCGCCGACGAGTGCCGCGCGCTGCTCGACCGCGAAAAGCCGCTGCCGCTGCCGGCCTATGACCAGGCGATCAAGGCTAGCCATATCTTCAACACGCTGCAGGCGCGCGGGGTGATCTCGGTCGCCGAACGCCAGGCCTATATCGGCCGCGTCCGCGATCTGGCGAAGGGCGCCTGCGCCGCCTGGATGACGCATAACGGGTGGTCGGAATGA
- a CDS encoding TraB/GumN family protein: MIDMKLFRRAVSALLALLIASPAAAAPALWKFGDADTTVYLFGTIHALPPGYAWEDERIRKAMDASDTLVIETLVDKDPRAMAALFPPPDSSLPPIVERVTPEARPAFETLLAKAKVDPAMLSRMPTWQACFVLMGAMMRDLGVQREAGVEDGLTSAFAAPVASAAPVEGGQSSTLPASAATKKIEGLETVADQLAMFSTLSEADQREMLTSFATGKSSARSDYDRLLKAWSTGDEAGIARMFDEDEDLTPHLREILLRKRNANWAAWLKQRLEKPGTVFVAVGAGHLAGPLSVQKMLAAEGIAVEKVDAAKPGNR, from the coding sequence ATGATCGATATGAAGCTGTTCCGACGCGCCGTATCGGCCCTCCTCGCCCTGCTGATCGCGTCGCCGGCGGCGGCCGCGCCCGCACTGTGGAAGTTCGGCGATGCCGACACGACCGTCTATCTGTTCGGGACGATCCACGCCCTCCCCCCGGGCTATGCTTGGGAAGACGAGCGGATCAGGAAGGCGATGGATGCGTCGGATACGCTGGTGATCGAGACGCTGGTCGACAAGGACCCGCGCGCAATGGCCGCGCTGTTTCCGCCGCCGGACTCCAGCCTTCCGCCTATCGTCGAGCGCGTGACGCCCGAGGCGCGCCCGGCGTTCGAGACGCTGCTGGCCAAGGCGAAGGTGGATCCCGCCATGCTGAGCCGGATGCCGACCTGGCAGGCCTGTTTCGTCCTGATGGGGGCGATGATGCGCGATCTGGGCGTGCAGCGAGAGGCCGGGGTGGAAGACGGTTTGACGAGCGCCTTTGCGGCGCCCGTCGCTTCCGCCGCACCGGTAGAGGGAGGACAATCCTCGACCCTGCCCGCCTCGGCTGCGACGAAGAAGATAGAAGGGTTGGAGACGGTCGCCGACCAGCTGGCGATGTTCTCGACCCTGTCGGAAGCCGACCAGCGCGAAATGCTGACCAGCTTTGCCACGGGCAAGTCCAGCGCCAGATCCGATTATGATCGCCTTTTGAAAGCGTGGAGCACCGGTGACGAGGCCGGCATCGCGCGGATGTTCGACGAGGACGAGGACCTGACCCCGCATCTGCGCGAAATCCTCCTGCGCAAGCGCAATGCAAACTGGGCCGCCTGGCTCAAGCAGCGGCTCGAAAAGCCCGGAACGGTCTTCGTCGCGGTCGGCGCCGGGCATCTGGCCGGACCGTTGTCGGTGCAGAAGATGCTGGCAGCCGAAGGCATCGCGGTGGAGAAGGTCGACGCGGCCAAGCCGGGGAACCGCTGA